One genomic segment of Streptomyces sp. TLI_146 includes these proteins:
- a CDS encoding metal-dependent hydrolase, with product MMGPAHSLSGAAAWLGVGAATAAAGHAMPWPVLVVGALISAGAALAPDLDHKSATISRAFGPVSRALCGIVDDLSHAVYKATRGPGDPRRNGGHRTLTHTWLWAVLIGAGASAAAVFGGRWAVLGILFVHVVLAVEGLLWRAARMSSDVLVWLLGAAGAWIMAGVLDKPGNGSDWLFTGSGQEYLWLGLPIVLGALVHDIGDALTVSGCPILWPIPLGRKRWYPLGPPKAMRFRAGSWVELKVLMPAFMVLGGAGAAGALNFI from the coding sequence ATGATGGGACCTGCGCACTCACTGTCAGGAGCGGCGGCCTGGCTGGGGGTGGGGGCCGCCACCGCGGCCGCGGGGCACGCCATGCCCTGGCCGGTGCTCGTCGTCGGCGCGCTGATCAGCGCCGGGGCGGCGCTCGCGCCCGACCTCGACCACAAGTCCGCGACCATCTCGCGCGCCTTCGGACCGGTCTCCCGGGCTCTGTGCGGCATCGTCGACGACCTCTCGCACGCCGTCTACAAGGCGACCCGGGGCCCCGGCGACCCGCGCCGCAACGGCGGCCACCGCACGCTGACCCACACCTGGCTGTGGGCCGTCCTCATCGGGGCGGGCGCCTCGGCCGCGGCGGTGTTCGGCGGGCGCTGGGCCGTCCTCGGCATCCTCTTCGTGCACGTCGTCCTCGCCGTGGAGGGCCTGCTGTGGCGGGCCGCGCGGATGTCCAGCGACGTCCTGGTGTGGCTGCTCGGCGCGGCCGGCGCCTGGATCATGGCCGGGGTCCTGGACAAGCCCGGCAACGGCTCGGACTGGCTCTTCACCGGCTCCGGCCAGGAGTACCTGTGGCTGGGCCTGCCGATCGTGCTCGGCGCCCTGGTCCACGACATCGGGGACGCGCTGACCGTCTCCGGCTGCCCGATCCTGTGGCCGATCCCGCTGGGCCGCAAGCGCTGGTACCCGCTGGGCCCGCCGAAGGCGATGCGGTTCCGGGCCGGGAGCTGGGTCGAGCTGAAGGTGCTGATGCCCGCGTTCATGGTGCTCGGCGGGGCCGGGGCGGCGGGGGCGCTCAACTTCATCTGA
- a CDS encoding DEAD/DEAH box helicase produces the protein MTLIDQLPPSADPDALFEAFSTWAEERGISLYPAQEEALIEVVSGNNVILSTPTGSGKSLVAAGAHFAALARDEVTFYTAPIKALVSEKFFDLCKLFGTENVGMLTGDASVNADAPVICCTAEVLASIALRDGKHADIGQVVMDEFHFYAEADRGWAWQIPILELPQAQFVLMSATLGDVSMFEKDLTRRTGRETAVVRSATRPVPLSYEYVTTPITETLTELLETRQSPVYIVHFTQAQAVERAQSLMSINMCTREEKDAIAELIGNFRFTTKFGQNLSRYVRHGIGVHHAGMLPKYRRLVEKLAQAGLLKVICGTDTLGVGVNVPIRTVLFTALTKYDGNRVRTLRAREFHQIAGRAGRAGFDTAGFVVAQAPEHVIENEKALAKAGDDPKKRRKVVRKKAPEGFVAWSDTTFEKLIAADPEPLTSRFRVTNIMLLSVIARPGNAFEAMRRLLEDNHEPRKAQLRHIRRAIAIYRSLLDGGVVEQLDTPDAEGRTIRLTVDLQQDFALNQPLSTFALAAFDLLDPESPSYALDMVSVVESTLDDPRQILAAMQNKARGEAVGQMKADGVEYEERMERLQDISYPKPLEELLWHAYNVYKKSHPWVGDHPVSPKSVIRDMYERALTFTEFTSWYELARTEGIVLRYLASAYKALDHTIPDDLKTEDLEDLIAWLGEMVRQVDSSLLDEWEQLANPEIETAEQAQEKADEVKPVTANARAFRVLVRNAMFRRVELAALDNVAALGELDAESGWDADAWGDAMDKYWDEYEDLGTGPDARGPKLLAIEEDAAHGLWRVRQTFADPNGDHGWGISAEVDLAASDEEGRAVIRVTDVGEL, from the coding sequence GTGACCCTTATCGATCAGCTGCCGCCGAGTGCCGACCCCGATGCCCTTTTCGAGGCCTTCTCCACCTGGGCCGAGGAGCGGGGCATCTCCCTGTACCCGGCGCAGGAGGAAGCCCTGATCGAGGTGGTCTCGGGCAACAACGTGATCCTCTCCACCCCCACCGGCTCGGGAAAGAGCCTGGTGGCGGCGGGTGCGCACTTCGCGGCGCTGGCCCGGGACGAGGTCACGTTCTACACCGCGCCGATCAAGGCGCTCGTCTCGGAGAAGTTCTTCGACCTCTGCAAGCTCTTCGGCACCGAGAACGTCGGCATGCTCACCGGCGACGCGTCCGTGAACGCGGACGCGCCGGTCATCTGCTGCACCGCCGAGGTCCTCGCCTCCATCGCGCTGCGCGACGGCAAGCACGCCGACATCGGCCAGGTCGTGATGGACGAGTTCCACTTCTACGCGGAGGCGGACCGCGGCTGGGCCTGGCAGATCCCGATCCTGGAACTGCCGCAGGCCCAGTTCGTCCTGATGTCGGCCACCCTCGGTGACGTCTCGATGTTCGAGAAGGACCTGACCCGGCGCACCGGCCGGGAGACCGCCGTGGTCCGCTCGGCGACCCGCCCGGTCCCGCTCTCGTACGAGTACGTCACCACGCCCATCACCGAGACGCTGACCGAGCTCCTGGAGACCAGGCAGTCGCCGGTCTACATCGTGCACTTCACCCAGGCCCAGGCGGTCGAGCGCGCGCAGTCGCTGATGTCGATCAACATGTGTACGCGCGAGGAGAAGGACGCCATCGCGGAGCTGATCGGCAACTTCCGCTTCACCACCAAGTTCGGCCAGAACCTCTCGCGCTATGTGCGCCACGGCATCGGCGTGCACCACGCGGGCATGCTGCCCAAGTACCGCCGCCTGGTGGAGAAGCTGGCGCAGGCGGGCCTGCTGAAGGTGATCTGCGGTACGGACACGCTGGGCGTCGGCGTCAACGTGCCCATCCGCACCGTGCTGTTCACCGCGCTCACCAAGTACGACGGCAACCGGGTGCGCACCCTGCGCGCCCGTGAGTTCCACCAGATCGCGGGCCGGGCCGGGCGGGCCGGGTTCGACACCGCCGGGTTCGTGGTCGCCCAGGCGCCCGAGCATGTCATCGAGAACGAGAAGGCGCTCGCCAAGGCGGGCGACGACCCGAAGAAGCGCCGCAAGGTGGTCCGCAAGAAGGCCCCCGAGGGCTTCGTGGCCTGGTCGGACACCACCTTCGAGAAGCTGATCGCCGCCGATCCCGAGCCGCTGACCTCGCGCTTCCGCGTCACCAACATCATGCTGCTCTCGGTGATCGCCCGGCCGGGCAACGCCTTCGAGGCGATGCGCCGTCTCCTGGAGGACAACCACGAGCCGCGCAAGGCGCAGCTGCGGCACATCCGCCGCGCCATCGCCATCTACCGCTCGCTGCTGGACGGCGGTGTGGTGGAGCAGCTGGACACCCCGGACGCCGAGGGCCGCACCATCCGGCTCACCGTCGACCTCCAGCAGGACTTCGCGCTCAACCAGCCGCTGTCCACGTTCGCCCTGGCCGCCTTCGACCTGCTCGACCCGGAGTCGCCCTCGTACGCGCTGGACATGGTCTCGGTGGTCGAGTCGACGCTCGACGACCCGCGCCAGATCCTCGCCGCCATGCAGAACAAGGCGCGCGGCGAGGCCGTCGGGCAGATGAAGGCGGACGGCGTCGAGTACGAGGAGCGCATGGAGCGGCTCCAGGACATCTCGTACCCGAAGCCGCTGGAGGAGCTGCTGTGGCACGCGTACAACGTCTACAAGAAGTCGCACCCGTGGGTGGGCGACCACCCGGTCTCGCCGAAGTCCGTCATCCGTGACATGTACGAACGGGCGCTCACCTTCACGGAGTTCACCTCCTGGTACGAGCTGGCGCGCACCGAGGGCATCGTCCTGCGCTATCTGGCGAGCGCGTACAAGGCGCTCGACCACACCATCCCGGACGACCTGAAGACCGAGGACCTGGAGGACCTGATCGCCTGGCTCGGCGAGATGGTCCGCCAGGTCGACTCCAGCCTGCTCGACGAGTGGGAGCAGCTCGCCAACCCGGAGATCGAGACGGCCGAGCAGGCCCAGGAGAAGGCCGACGAGGTCAAGCCGGTCACGGCGAACGCCCGCGCCTTCCGCGTCCTGGTGCGCAACGCGATGTTCCGCCGGGTGGAGCTGGCCGCGCTCGACAACGTGGCCGCGCTCGGCGAGCTGGACGCGGAGTCCGGCTGGGACGCGGACGCGTGGGGCGACGCGATGGACAAGTACTGGGACGAGTACGAGGACCTGGGCACCGGCCCCGACGCGCGCGGCCCCAAGCTGCTGGCGATCGAGGAGGATGCGGCGCACGGGCTGTGGCGTGTGCGGCAGACCTTCGCCGACCCGAACGGCGACCATGGCTGGGGCATCAGCGCGGAGGTCGACCTCGCGGCCTCCGACGAGGAGGGCCGGGCGGTGATCCGGGTGACGGACGTAGGCGAGCTGTGA
- a CDS encoding acyl-CoA thioesterase II, producing MTNPAERLVDLLDLEQIEVDIFRGRSPQESLQRVFGGQVAGQALVAAGRTTDGERPVHSLHAYFLRPGRPGVPIVYQVERVRDGRSFTTRRVTAVQQGRTIFNLTASFHQPEPGSIEHQLPPRHLVPPDTLPKLVDEIREHLGALPEALERMARRQPFDIRYVDRLRWTPDEIKDADPRSAVWMRAVGPLGDDPLVHTCALTYASDMTLLDAVRIPVEPLWGPRGFDMASLDHAMWFHRPFRADEWFLYDQESPIATGGRGLARGRIYDREGRLLVSVVQEGLFRPLPTGD from the coding sequence ATGACGAACCCCGCCGAAAGACTCGTCGATCTGCTCGACCTGGAGCAGATCGAGGTCGACATCTTCCGCGGCCGCAGCCCGCAGGAGTCCCTGCAGCGCGTCTTCGGCGGCCAGGTGGCCGGGCAGGCGCTGGTGGCGGCCGGGCGCACCACGGACGGCGAGCGCCCGGTGCACTCGCTGCACGCCTACTTCCTGCGCCCCGGCCGCCCCGGCGTCCCGATCGTCTACCAGGTCGAGCGGGTCCGGGACGGCCGGTCGTTCACCACCCGCCGGGTCACCGCGGTCCAGCAGGGCCGCACGATCTTCAATCTGACGGCGTCCTTCCACCAGCCGGAGCCGGGCAGCATCGAGCACCAGCTGCCGCCGCGCCATCTGGTGCCGCCGGACACGCTCCCAAAGCTCGTGGACGAGATCCGCGAGCACCTGGGCGCCCTGCCGGAGGCCCTGGAGCGGATGGCGCGCCGCCAGCCCTTCGACATCCGATATGTGGACCGGCTGCGCTGGACCCCGGACGAGATCAAGGACGCGGACCCGCGCAGCGCGGTGTGGATGCGCGCGGTCGGCCCGCTGGGCGACGACCCGCTGGTGCACACCTGCGCGCTGACCTACGCGTCCGACATGACACTGCTCGACGCGGTCCGCATCCCGGTCGAGCCGCTGTGGGGCCCCCGGGGCTTCGACATGGCCTCGCTCGACCACGCGATGTGGTTCCACCGGCCGTTCCGGGCCGACGAGTGGTTCCTGTACGACCAGGAGTCCCCCATCGCGACCGGCGGCCGGGGCCTGGCCCGCGGCCGCATCTACGACCGCGAGGGCCGGCTGCTGGTGTCGGTGGTCCAGGAGGGCCTGTTCCGCCCGCTGCCGACCGGCGACTGA
- a CDS encoding glutathione peroxidase, which yields MSLYDIPLRTLSGEPTSLADYKGKAVLVVNVASKCGLTPQYAGLERLQAQYGERGFTVLGVPCNQFGAQEPGSAEEIQTFCSATYGVTFPLLEKTDVNGDGRHPLYQRLIEVADADGEAGDIQWNFEKFLLSPAGEVVARIRPRTEPEAPELVAAIEAQLPV from the coding sequence ATGAGCCTGTACGACATCCCGCTGCGCACCCTGTCCGGCGAGCCCACCTCGCTGGCCGACTACAAGGGCAAGGCGGTGCTGGTCGTGAACGTGGCGTCCAAGTGCGGTCTGACCCCGCAGTACGCCGGTCTGGAGCGCCTCCAGGCGCAGTACGGCGAGCGCGGCTTCACCGTACTCGGCGTGCCCTGCAACCAGTTCGGCGCCCAGGAGCCCGGCAGCGCCGAGGAGATCCAGACGTTCTGCTCGGCGACGTACGGAGTGACGTTTCCGCTCCTGGAGAAGACGGACGTGAACGGCGACGGCCGCCACCCGCTGTACCAGCGCCTCATCGAGGTCGCGGACGCGGACGGCGAGGCCGGTGACATCCAGTGGAACTTCGAGAAGTTCCTGCTCTCCCCCGCCGGCGAGGTGGTCGCCCGGATCCGTCCGCGCACCGAGCCGGAGGCCCCGGAGCTCGTCGCGGCGATCGAGGCGCAGCTGCCGGTCTGA
- a CDS encoding acyl-CoA dehydrogenase family protein, which yields MAEFTMELNDDQKQVRDWLHGFAKDVIRPAAAEWDEREETPWPVIQEAAKVGIYSLDFYAQQFFDPTGLGIPVAMEELFWGDAGIALSIVGTGLAAVGVLANGTEEQIGTWIPQMYGDVDDVKVAAFCSSEPDAGSDVASMRTKAVYDEAKDEWVLNGTKTWATNGGIANVHVVVAVVDPELGSKGHASFIVPPNTPGLSQGQKFKKHGIRASHTAEVVLEDVRVPGHCLLGGKEKLDERLARAREKVRAGGGERVKNAAMATFEASRPAVGAMAVGTARAAYDYALEYAKGREQFGRPIIDNQGVAFQLADMRTQIDAARLLVWRASWMATAGRPFTSAEGSMSKLFASETAKKVTAQAIQILGGNGYTREYPVERMHRDAAIYTIFEGTSEIQRLVIARTLSGMPIR from the coding sequence ATGGCTGAGTTCACGATGGAGCTCAACGACGACCAGAAGCAGGTCAGGGACTGGTTGCACGGGTTCGCGAAGGACGTCATCCGGCCCGCCGCCGCGGAGTGGGACGAGCGCGAGGAGACCCCCTGGCCGGTGATCCAGGAAGCCGCCAAGGTCGGAATCTACTCCCTGGACTTCTACGCCCAGCAGTTCTTCGACCCGACCGGTCTCGGTATCCCGGTCGCCATGGAGGAGCTGTTCTGGGGCGACGCGGGCATCGCCCTGTCGATCGTCGGGACCGGCCTCGCCGCCGTCGGCGTCCTCGCCAACGGCACCGAGGAGCAGATCGGCACCTGGATACCCCAGATGTACGGCGACGTGGACGACGTGAAGGTCGCCGCCTTCTGCTCCTCCGAGCCGGACGCGGGATCCGACGTCGCCTCCATGCGGACCAAGGCCGTGTACGACGAGGCCAAGGACGAGTGGGTCCTCAACGGCACCAAGACCTGGGCCACCAACGGCGGCATCGCCAATGTGCACGTCGTGGTCGCGGTCGTCGACCCGGAGCTCGGCTCCAAGGGGCACGCCTCGTTCATCGTGCCGCCGAACACCCCCGGTCTGTCCCAGGGGCAGAAGTTCAAGAAGCACGGCATCCGCGCCTCGCACACCGCCGAGGTCGTGCTCGAAGACGTCCGCGTCCCCGGGCACTGCCTGCTCGGCGGCAAGGAGAAGCTCGACGAGCGGCTCGCCCGGGCCCGCGAGAAGGTCAGGGCCGGCGGCGGCGAGCGGGTGAAGAACGCCGCCATGGCCACCTTCGAGGCCTCCCGCCCGGCCGTCGGCGCCATGGCGGTCGGCACGGCCCGCGCCGCCTACGACTACGCGCTCGAATACGCCAAGGGCCGCGAGCAGTTCGGCCGCCCGATCATCGACAACCAGGGCGTCGCGTTCCAGCTCGCCGACATGCGTACGCAGATCGACGCGGCCCGGCTGCTGGTGTGGCGCGCCTCCTGGATGGCCACGGCGGGCCGGCCCTTCACCTCCGCCGAGGGCTCGATGTCCAAGCTGTTCGCGAGCGAGACCGCCAAGAAGGTCACCGCGCAGGCGATCCAGATCCTCGGCGGCAACGGCTACACCCGCGAGTACCCGGTGGAGCGCATGCACCGCGACGCGGCCATCTACACGATCTTCGAGGGCACCAGCGAGATCCAGCGACTCGTGATCGCCCGCACCCTCTCGGGCATGCCGATCCGCTAA
- a CDS encoding TetR family transcriptional regulator has translation METTHQAEQQRTSAESRRRELLEAADRVVLRDGPKASMNAIAAEAGITKPILYRHFGDKGGLYRALAQRHTDALLAALRAALDAPAERRERVESTLETYLVAIEARPQVYRFLMHPAEETGSGEHAGFDVGRHSAPLLRRMGEELGVVIAERIDLGPGSEALARVWGHGIVGMMHAAGDWWLGERPCSRAELVRGLADLLWGRLAAAADRAGGPGF, from the coding sequence ATGGAGACCACACACCAGGCCGAGCAGCAGCGGACGTCGGCCGAGAGCCGTCGGCGGGAACTGCTGGAGGCGGCGGACCGGGTGGTGCTCCGGGACGGCCCCAAGGCGTCGATGAACGCGATCGCCGCGGAGGCGGGGATCACCAAGCCGATCCTGTACCGGCACTTCGGGGACAAGGGCGGGCTCTACCGGGCGCTGGCGCAGCGCCACACGGACGCGCTGCTCGCGGCGCTGCGGGCGGCGCTGGACGCGCCCGCGGAGCGCCGCGAGCGGGTCGAGTCGACGCTGGAGACGTATCTCGTGGCGATCGAGGCGCGGCCGCAGGTGTACCGCTTCCTGATGCACCCCGCAGAGGAGACCGGCAGCGGTGAGCACGCCGGGTTCGACGTGGGACGGCACTCCGCGCCGCTGCTGCGGCGGATGGGCGAGGAGCTGGGCGTGGTGATCGCCGAGCGGATCGACCTGGGTCCGGGGAGCGAGGCGCTGGCGCGGGTGTGGGGCCACGGGATCGTCGGCATGATGCATGCGGCGGGCGACTGGTGGCTGGGCGAACGCCCCTGCTCGCGGGCGGAGTTGGTACGGGGTCTGGCGGACCTGCTGTGGGGCCGCCTGGCCGCGGCGGCGGACCGCGCGGGCGGCCCGGGCTTCTGA
- the def gene encoding peptide deformylase — protein MRHRPIPGSSGSVREMSLLGAPALHTPCEPVTDFGPALGRLVEDLFATMYAAQGVGLAANQIGVGLRVFVYDCPDDEDVRHLGHVVNPRLVTADGLVLRGPEGCLSLPGLEAGTERYDSAVVEGSTVSGAPVRISGTGFFARCLQHEMDHLEGVVYADRLTGWRKARLERGVRRAPWGGRGLRPRTP, from the coding sequence ATGCGTCACCGTCCCATTCCCGGCAGTTCCGGCTCCGTACGAGAGATGTCTCTCCTCGGCGCCCCCGCTCTGCACACCCCCTGCGAGCCCGTCACCGACTTCGGTCCGGCCCTCGGCCGGCTGGTCGAGGACCTCTTCGCGACGATGTACGCGGCTCAGGGGGTGGGGCTCGCGGCCAATCAGATCGGCGTGGGGCTGCGGGTGTTCGTCTACGACTGCCCCGACGACGAGGACGTCCGCCACCTCGGACACGTCGTCAACCCGCGCCTGGTGACGGCGGACGGGCTCGTGCTGCGGGGGCCGGAGGGGTGCCTGTCCCTGCCGGGCCTCGAAGCGGGGACGGAGCGGTACGACTCGGCGGTGGTGGAGGGCTCGACGGTCTCGGGCGCGCCCGTACGGATCTCGGGCACCGGGTTCTTCGCGCGGTGCCTCCAGCACGAGATGGACCACCTGGAGGGGGTCGTGTACGCGGACCGCTTGACGGGGTGGCGGAAGGCGCGGCTGGAGCGGGGGGTGCGGCGGGCGCCGTGGGGTGGCCGGGGGCTTCGGCCCCGGACCCCCTGA
- a CDS encoding MurT ligase domain-containing protein, which produces MAGNAEPLSPRAKLAVTAGKAAAAVSRAAGRGSGSVIGGRVALKLDPDLLGRLATHLDVVLVSATNGKTTTTRLIAEALRASGPVVSNALGANMPAGITSALAGGSDARYGVIEVDEKYLAGVARDVTPKAIALLNLSRDQLDRAAETRMLAEKWREGLQGTKAVVIANADDPLVVWAASSSPNVVWVAAGQEWKDDAWSCPACGGVMQRPGDDWFCGECGFRRPAPSWVLNGDYVLDPHGSAWPIHLQLPGRANKANAATSAAVAAVFGVPPQVALERMYQVQAVAGRYDVVSFQDRELRLLLAKNPAGWLETFSLIDPPPTPVILSVNARGADGTDTSWLWDVDYTRLAGHPIFVIGDRKLDLAVRLEVANLDFRVCESLAECVQLAPPGQIELIANYTAFQDVRRTVGN; this is translated from the coding sequence ATGGCAGGCAACGCGGAGCCGCTGTCACCGCGGGCCAAGCTCGCCGTGACGGCGGGCAAGGCCGCTGCGGCGGTGTCGCGCGCGGCGGGGCGGGGCAGTGGATCGGTGATCGGCGGCCGGGTGGCGCTCAAGCTGGACCCCGATCTGCTGGGGCGGCTGGCGACTCACCTGGACGTGGTCCTGGTCTCGGCGACGAACGGCAAGACGACGACGACCCGGCTCATCGCCGAGGCGCTGCGGGCCAGCGGCCCGGTGGTGTCCAACGCGCTGGGCGCCAACATGCCCGCGGGCATCACCTCGGCGCTGGCGGGCGGCTCGGACGCCCGCTACGGCGTGATCGAGGTGGACGAGAAGTACCTCGCGGGTGTCGCGCGCGATGTGACGCCCAAGGCGATCGCGCTGCTCAACCTGAGCCGCGACCAGCTCGACCGGGCCGCCGAGACCCGGATGCTCGCCGAGAAGTGGCGCGAGGGGCTCCAGGGCACCAAGGCCGTGGTGATCGCCAACGCCGACGACCCGCTGGTCGTGTGGGCGGCGTCGTCCTCCCCCAACGTGGTGTGGGTGGCGGCGGGCCAGGAGTGGAAGGACGACGCCTGGTCGTGCCCCGCCTGCGGCGGTGTGATGCAGCGCCCCGGCGACGACTGGTTCTGCGGTGAGTGCGGCTTCCGCCGCCCCGCCCCGAGCTGGGTGCTCAACGGCGACTACGTCCTGGACCCGCACGGTTCGGCCTGGCCGATCCACCTCCAGCTGCCCGGCCGCGCCAACAAGGCCAACGCCGCCACCTCCGCCGCGGTCGCCGCGGTCTTCGGGGTGCCGCCGCAGGTCGCCCTGGAGCGGATGTACCAGGTGCAGGCGGTCGCGGGGCGCTACGACGTGGTGTCCTTCCAGGACCGCGAGCTGCGGCTGCTGCTGGCCAAGAACCCGGCAGGCTGGCTCGAAACGTTTTCCCTGATCGACCCGCCGCCCACGCCGGTGATCCTCTCCGTCAACGCCCGCGGCGCCGACGGCACGGACACCTCGTGGCTGTGGGACGTCGACTACACCCGGCTCGCCGGTCACCCGATCTTCGTGATCGGCGACCGCAAGCTGGACCTGGCGGTCCGCCTGGAGGTCGCGAACCTGGACTTCCGGGTCTGCGAGAGCCTCGCGGAGTGCGTCCAGCTCGCGCCGCCCGGCCAGATCGAGCTGATCGCCAACTACACCGCCTTCCAGGACGTGCGCCGCACGGTCGGCAACTGA
- a CDS encoding type 1 glutamine amidotransferase: MSDNSLRLVWVYPDLLSTYGDQGNALVVERRARQRGLDVARLDVRSDQPVPSSGDIYLIGGGEDRPQRLAAERLRRDGGLQRAAANGAIIFSVCAGYQILGHEFINDLGEREPGLGLLDVVSTRGEGERCVGDVLGDIDERLGLPQLTGFENHQGITHLGPTARPFARVRLGRGNGTGDGTEGAYNETVFGTYMHGPVLARNPQIADLLLKLALDVNALPPTDDRWYEALRAERIASATQPA, encoded by the coding sequence ATGAGCGACAACAGCCTGCGCCTCGTGTGGGTCTACCCCGACCTGCTGAGCACCTACGGCGACCAGGGCAACGCGCTGGTCGTGGAGCGCCGGGCCCGTCAGCGCGGCCTCGACGTGGCCCGCCTCGACGTCCGCAGCGACCAGCCGGTGCCGTCGTCGGGCGACATCTATCTGATCGGCGGCGGCGAGGACCGGCCGCAGCGGCTGGCGGCCGAGCGGCTGCGCCGCGACGGCGGGCTCCAGCGCGCCGCCGCCAACGGCGCCATCATCTTCTCGGTCTGCGCCGGGTACCAGATCCTGGGCCACGAGTTCATCAACGACCTCGGCGAGCGCGAGCCGGGCCTCGGCCTGCTCGACGTGGTCTCCACCCGGGGCGAGGGCGAGCGGTGCGTCGGCGACGTGCTGGGCGACATCGACGAGCGGCTCGGCCTTCCGCAGTTGACCGGCTTCGAGAACCACCAGGGCATCACGCACCTGGGTCCCACGGCCCGTCCGTTCGCCCGGGTCCGCCTGGGCCGGGGCAACGGCACCGGCGACGGCACCGAGGGCGCGTACAACGAGACGGTCTTCGGCACGTACATGCACGGCCCCGTGCTCGCGCGGAACCCGCAGATCGCGGACCTGCTGCTGAAGCTGGCCCTCGATGTGAACGCGCTGCCGCCGACCGACGACCGGTGGTACGAGGCGCTGCGCGCCGAGCGCATCGCCTCCGCGACCCAGCCCGCCTGA
- a CDS encoding 6-phosphofructokinase translates to MRIGVLTSGGDCPGLNAVIRSVVHRAVVDHGDEVIGFHDGWKGLLEADYRKLDLDAVGGILALGGTILGSSRVQPAHLRDGVERAKGHVAELGLDAIIPIGGEGTLKAAHLLSEAGLPIVGVPKTIDNDIASTDVTFGFDTAVGVATEALDRLKTTAESHQRVLIVEVMGRHTGWIALHSGMAAGAHAIVVPERPFDIDELTELVGRRFSAGKKFAIVVVAEGAKPREGSMRFDAGGTDIYGHERFAGVASQLSVELERRLNKEARAVILGHVQRGGTPTAYDRVLATRFGWHAVEAVHRREFGMLTALRGTDITMVPLAEATATLKTVPAERYAEAECVL, encoded by the coding sequence ATGCGAATTGGTGTACTCACCTCCGGCGGCGACTGCCCCGGCCTGAACGCCGTCATCCGTTCCGTCGTGCACCGCGCGGTGGTCGACCACGGCGACGAGGTCATCGGCTTCCACGACGGCTGGAAGGGTCTCCTGGAGGCCGACTACCGCAAGCTCGACCTGGACGCGGTCGGCGGCATCCTCGCCCTCGGCGGCACGATCCTCGGCTCCTCCCGCGTCCAGCCCGCGCATCTGCGCGACGGCGTCGAGCGCGCCAAGGGCCACGTCGCCGAGCTCGGCCTCGACGCGATCATCCCGATCGGCGGCGAGGGCACGCTCAAGGCGGCCCATCTGCTCTCCGAGGCGGGCCTGCCCATCGTCGGCGTGCCGAAGACCATCGACAACGACATCGCCTCGACCGACGTCACCTTCGGTTTCGACACGGCCGTCGGCGTCGCCACCGAGGCCCTGGACCGCCTCAAGACCACCGCGGAGTCGCACCAGCGCGTGCTGATCGTCGAGGTCATGGGCCGCCACACCGGCTGGATCGCCCTGCACTCGGGCATGGCCGCCGGCGCCCACGCGATCGTCGTCCCGGAGCGCCCCTTCGACATCGACGAGCTGACCGAGCTGGTCGGCCGCCGGTTCTCGGCGGGCAAGAAGTTCGCGATCGTGGTCGTCGCCGAGGGCGCCAAGCCGCGCGAGGGCTCGATGCGCTTCGACGCGGGCGGCACCGACATCTACGGCCACGAGCGCTTCGCGGGCGTCGCCAGCCAGCTCTCCGTGGAGCTGGAGCGGCGGCTGAACAAGGAGGCCCGCGCGGTCATCCTCGGCCACGTCCAGCGCGGCGGCACCCCGACCGCGTACGACCGCGTCCTGGCCACCCGGTTCGGCTGGCACGCCGTGGAGGCCGTGCACCGCCGCGAGTTCGGGATGCTGACCGCGCTGCGCGGCACCGACATCACCATGGTCCCGCTCGCCGAGGCGACGGCGACGCTCAAGACCGTCCCGGCCGAGCGGTACGCCGAGGCGGAGTGCGTCCTGTAG